From a region of the Pseudanabaena sp. ABRG5-3 genome:
- a CDS encoding DUF4129 domain-containing protein: MGSFDKSDWNWQIEQFQRRTSEWLELNFFPAAEQAIRGTDWTLSDWVVNGTIWLAWAILGSAIAWMIWQIFKIMRPYLETVGWLRPRMRTEAKIPVTPAAIEWEQRSQNFAGQGEYREACRALYMAMLQRLHEATLAPQQPSRTDGEYLQLLRHIPRWQTYQILLSTHERLCFNDEMLSVSSFERCQQAYQELNHYLSSIRP; the protein is encoded by the coding sequence ATGGGTAGTTTTGATAAAAGCGATTGGAATTGGCAGATCGAACAGTTTCAACGACGGACGAGTGAGTGGTTAGAACTGAATTTCTTTCCTGCTGCTGAACAGGCGATTCGTGGTACAGATTGGACTCTTTCTGACTGGGTGGTGAATGGCACTATCTGGCTCGCATGGGCAATTCTCGGCAGTGCGATCGCTTGGATGATCTGGCAAATCTTCAAAATTATGCGCCCCTACTTAGAAACAGTTGGTTGGCTCAGACCAAGGATGAGAACAGAGGCAAAAATACCTGTTACTCCTGCTGCCATTGAATGGGAACAGCGATCGCAAAATTTTGCAGGGCAAGGTGAATATCGCGAGGCATGTCGCGCCCTTTATATGGCAATGCTCCAACGTCTCCATGAAGCTACCCTCGCCCCACAGCAACCCAGCCGTACCGATGGCGAGTATTTGCAATTATTGCGGCATATTCCCCGATGGCAAACCTATCAGATTTTGCTAAGTACCCATGAGCGCCTATGTTTTAACGATGAAATGCTTTCTGTAAGTTCCTTTGAACGCTGCCAACAGGCTTATCAAGAACTCAATCATTATCTCAGTAGCATCCGACCATGA